The following proteins are encoded in a genomic region of Porphyrobacter sp. CACIAM 03H1:
- the lptE gene encoding LPS assembly lipoprotein LptE gives MRILIALAASLALTACGLSPMYAGGTGAATAQGLAAIEIPAIQGRGGWLVKNALEARLGVAGEAAPLYRLDVRLDDSLEALGVLNDDTISRERRILRARYQLVDLATGSVLLDATAGSDAGIDVVSSEYATIAAEQKALENLALEVADRMATQIALTLRARPAGQP, from the coding sequence ATGCGGATTCTCATTGCTCTGGCGGCCTCGCTGGCCCTCACGGCCTGCGGCCTTTCGCCGATGTATGCCGGCGGGACCGGCGCCGCGACCGCGCAGGGGCTTGCCGCGATCGAGATCCCGGCGATCCAGGGGCGCGGCGGCTGGCTGGTCAAGAACGCGCTCGAGGCCCGCCTCGGCGTCGCGGGCGAAGCCGCGCCGCTCTACCGGCTCGACGTGCGCCTCGACGATTCGCTCGAAGCCTTGGGTGTGCTCAACGACGACACCATCAGCCGCGAACGCCGCATCCTGCGCGCCCGCTACCAGCTGGTCGACCTCGCCACCGGATCGGTGCTGCTCGATGCGACCGCAGGCTCGGACGCGGGGATCGACGTGGTCTCATCCGAATATGCCACCATCGCCGCCGAGCAGAAGGCGCTCGAGAACCTCGCGCTCGAGGTCGCCGACCGGATGGCGACGCAGATCGCGCTGACCCTCCGGGCGCGCCCTGCCGGCCAGCCGTGA
- the holA gene encoding DNA polymerase III subunit delta, with translation MKAKNSDFLRGLPPAVREARIFFFCGPDEAGASAAANRVAAALPDPGERIDMTGAELKGDPARLGDEARSTSLFGGSRHIWVRASGDDAHDALQYLIETAEAGAGEAAPVIVVATSATDKSRTAKLLEKRKDALVAMFYQPELKDVAQAVRGMADAAGLRLGGDLAERIARAAGLDVRLAQSEVDKLALYVGADPQAPRPATPEDHAAIGAATEEDGFAPLVNAVLGGELGRIAGEIRRMRELGLNPVGVALALERRAAQLAQIAARIGTTGRIPSLNQGEKMQLGIFFREERAITQQFERWTLPATRGARETRLDRLIPRLTALHRALLANSQAAELLLASELAEIARFAARR, from the coding sequence GTGAAGGCCAAGAACAGCGATTTCCTGCGCGGGCTCCCCCCCGCCGTGCGCGAGGCGCGCATCTTCTTCTTCTGCGGTCCGGACGAGGCCGGCGCCAGCGCCGCGGCCAACCGTGTCGCGGCCGCCCTGCCCGACCCCGGCGAGCGGATCGACATGACCGGCGCCGAGCTCAAGGGCGATCCGGCGCGGCTCGGGGACGAGGCGCGCTCGACCTCGCTGTTCGGGGGCAGCCGCCACATCTGGGTGCGCGCCAGCGGCGACGATGCCCATGACGCGCTGCAATACCTGATCGAGACCGCCGAGGCCGGTGCGGGCGAGGCGGCACCGGTGATCGTCGTCGCCACCTCCGCCACCGACAAGTCGCGTACCGCCAAGCTGCTCGAAAAGCGCAAGGATGCGCTCGTCGCCATGTTCTACCAGCCGGAGCTGAAGGACGTGGCCCAGGCGGTGCGGGGCATGGCGGATGCCGCGGGCCTCAGGCTCGGGGGCGACCTTGCCGAGCGCATCGCGCGCGCCGCGGGACTCGATGTGCGGCTGGCGCAGTCCGAGGTCGACAAGCTGGCGCTCTATGTCGGCGCCGACCCGCAGGCCCCGCGTCCCGCCACGCCCGAGGATCACGCCGCGATCGGCGCGGCCACCGAGGAGGACGGTTTCGCCCCGCTGGTCAACGCCGTGCTCGGCGGCGAGCTGGGCCGGATAGCAGGCGAGATCCGGCGGATGCGCGAGCTCGGGCTCAACCCGGTGGGCGTCGCGCTGGCGCTGGAACGGCGCGCGGCCCAGCTCGCGCAGATCGCCGCCCGGATCGGCACCACGGGCCGTATTCCGAGCCTCAACCAGGGCGAGAAGATGCAGCTCGGCATCTTCTTCCGCGAGGAGCGCGCGATCACCCAGCAGTTCGAACGCTGGACCCTGCCCGCCACCCGCGGTGCCCGCGAAACTCGGCTCGACCGACTAATCCCTCGGCTCACCGCACTGCACCGCGCCCTGCTTGCCAATAGTCAGGCGGCGGAACTTTTGCTCGCCAGCGAACTGGCTGAAATCGCTCGGTTTGCTGCCAGACGATAG
- a CDS encoding sugar transferase — protein MNRVTPKLLDSVRLQSVESRAAPSLERRRLRSYMLMLAADAVLFNFSFALASLLWEDVWAEPRAMLAAQVMLPAYFTIALYNRTYGLEALVDWLFAARKALTALLISAALINFVGFYTKSNSDFSRASVTIGLVFTGLLLVSLRRAVALFIARRWNGRVMNRLVIDDGGASFPFNGADRISAADFNLDPTSHDPFMLDRLGKLLRNQDQVVVSCPRERRDDWAFLLKCAGVYGEIVSEPAHSLGAVGVHRYDDLDRTTLVVSTGPLGLRARIIKRLFDIAVATAGLVALSPVLIAVAVLIKLEDGGPVLFIQRRLGRGNQFFDMFKFRSMREEKLDHDGNRSASRDDDRITRIGAFIRRTSIDELPQLINVLRGEMSIVGPRPHALGSQANNKYFWDIDRQYWQRHCLKPGLTGLAQVRGHRGATEHEKDLTDRLQSDLEYIASWSLPHDIGIVLRTILVLRHENAF, from the coding sequence ATGAATCGCGTCACACCGAAATTGCTGGATTCCGTTCGTCTCCAGTCCGTGGAGAGCAGGGCGGCGCCCTCGCTCGAGCGGCGGCGTCTGCGCTCCTACATGCTGATGCTGGCGGCGGATGCGGTGTTGTTCAACTTCAGTTTCGCGCTTGCCTCCTTGCTGTGGGAGGACGTGTGGGCCGAACCGCGCGCCATGCTGGCGGCGCAGGTGATGCTGCCGGCCTACTTCACCATCGCGCTCTACAATCGCACCTACGGCCTCGAAGCGCTGGTCGACTGGCTGTTCGCGGCGCGCAAGGCTTTGACGGCGCTGTTGATTTCCGCCGCACTGATCAACTTCGTCGGCTTCTACACCAAGTCGAACAGCGATTTCTCGCGTGCCTCGGTGACGATCGGCCTCGTCTTCACCGGGCTGCTGCTCGTGTCGCTGCGCCGGGCGGTGGCGCTGTTCATCGCGCGCCGCTGGAACGGGCGGGTGATGAACCGGCTGGTGATCGACGACGGCGGCGCGAGCTTCCCCTTCAACGGGGCGGACCGCATCTCGGCGGCCGACTTCAACCTCGATCCGACCAGCCACGATCCCTTCATGCTCGATCGTCTCGGCAAGCTGCTGCGCAACCAGGACCAGGTGGTTGTGAGCTGCCCGCGCGAGCGCCGCGACGACTGGGCCTTCCTGCTCAAGTGCGCGGGCGTCTATGGCGAGATCGTGAGCGAGCCGGCGCACAGCCTCGGCGCGGTCGGGGTGCATCGCTACGACGATCTCGATCGCACCACGCTGGTGGTCTCGACCGGCCCTCTCGGCCTGCGCGCGCGGATCATCAAGCGCCTGTTCGACATCGCCGTGGCCACTGCCGGGCTGGTGGCGCTCTCGCCCGTGCTGATTGCGGTGGCGGTGCTGATCAAGCTCGAGGACGGCGGCCCGGTGCTGTTCATCCAGCGCCGTCTCGGACGCGGCAACCAGTTCTTCGACATGTTCAAGTTCCGCTCGATGCGCGAGGAGAAGCTCGACCACGACGGCAACCGTTCGGCCTCGCGCGATGACGACCGCATCACCCGCATCGGCGCCTTCATCCGGCGCACCAGCATCGACGAGCTGCCGCAGCTTATCAACGTGCTGAGGGGCGAGATGTCGATCGTCGGCCCCCGCCCGCACGCGCTCGGCTCGCAGGCGAACAACAAGTACTTCTGGGACATCGACCGCCAGTACTGGCAGCGCCACTGCCTCAAGCCGGGGCTCACCGGGCTTGCCCAGGTGCGCGGCCACCGCGGCGCGACCGAGCACGAGAAGGACCTGACCGACCGGTTGCAGTCCGATCTCGAATACATCGCGAGCTGGTCGCTCCCGCACGATATCGGCATCGTGCTGCGCACCATCCTCGTGCTGCGGCACGAGAACGCCTTCTAG
- the leuS gene encoding leucine--tRNA ligase — MTDTRFDPAVADGRWQQAWAEAGTFTADSDSPKPKSYILEMFPYPSGRIHMGHVRNYTMGDVLARYQKMRGFEVLHPMGWDAFGMPAENAAMEKGVHPGGWTRQNIAQMKAQLQRIGFALDWTREFATCDPEYYGHEQALFLDLYEAGLVYRKESTVNWDPVDMTVLANEQVIDGKGWRSGAEVEKRKLNQWFLKITDFADDLLEGLGSLEDWPEKVRLMQENWIGKSQGLEFSFDLSDGGKLAVYSTRPDTIFGASFCAIAADHPIAQGLAGDPQVASFIDKCKKGATTAAALETAEKLGYRTPITAKHPFTGADLPVFIANFVLMEYGTGAVMGVPGHDQRDFEFATKYGLPIVRVVASDPAKADEPFKGEAEAGDGVIVNSGFLDGITVEAAKQAVIARAEAEGWGTGKTVWRLRDWGVSRQRYWGTPIPIIHSPDHGPVPVPRDQLPVVLPEDIDFSEPGNPLDRHPTWKHTTCPISGKPALRETDTLDTFVDSSWYFLRFASQPADKPFDPEEVAKWMPVQHYIGGIEHAILHLLYARFWTRALAHIGKLDVKEPFAALFTQGMVTHETYSRIDESRGVPIYFGPEEVERTSEGATLKADGQPVEVGRVIKMSKSKKNVVDPDAIIARHGADAVRWFMLSDSPPERDLPWSDAGIEGCARFVQRLWRLFSAYDASAEGEDKSLDRKTHQTIAAVAADIEALGFNKAVARIYELTGAVEKAAASASRSAAIKALVHLAAPMMPHLAEEAWAKMGNTTLIADAPWPEVDPALLVDDEVTIAIQHMGKLRDTVTAPKGASKEDLEALALASPNLQRSLDGAAVRKVIVVPDRLVNIVT, encoded by the coding sequence ATGACGGACACCCGTTTCGACCCTGCCGTCGCCGATGGACGCTGGCAGCAAGCCTGGGCCGAGGCGGGCACCTTCACCGCCGATTCGGACAGCCCCAAGCCCAAGAGCTACATCCTCGAGATGTTCCCCTATCCTTCGGGGCGCATCCACATGGGCCATGTGCGCAACTACACGATGGGCGACGTGCTGGCGCGCTACCAGAAGATGCGCGGGTTCGAGGTGCTGCACCCGATGGGCTGGGACGCCTTCGGGATGCCGGCCGAGAACGCCGCGATGGAAAAGGGCGTGCATCCGGGCGGCTGGACCCGCCAGAACATCGCGCAGATGAAGGCGCAATTGCAGCGCATCGGCTTCGCGCTCGACTGGACGCGCGAATTCGCCACCTGCGATCCCGAATATTACGGCCACGAACAGGCGCTGTTCCTCGACCTCTACGAGGCGGGGCTGGTCTATCGCAAGGAATCGACCGTCAACTGGGACCCGGTCGACATGACCGTGCTCGCCAACGAGCAGGTGATCGACGGCAAGGGCTGGCGCAGCGGCGCGGAGGTCGAGAAGCGCAAGCTCAACCAGTGGTTCCTGAAGATCACCGACTTTGCCGATGATCTGCTGGAGGGGCTGGGCAGCCTCGAGGACTGGCCCGAGAAGGTCCGCCTGATGCAGGAGAACTGGATCGGGAAGTCGCAGGGTCTGGAGTTCAGCTTCGATCTTTCCGACGGCGGCAAGCTGGCGGTCTATTCGACCCGCCCCGACACGATCTTCGGCGCGAGTTTCTGCGCCATCGCTGCCGATCACCCGATCGCGCAGGGCCTGGCGGGCGACCCGCAGGTCGCCTCGTTCATCGACAAGTGCAAGAAGGGCGCGACCACGGCCGCAGCGCTCGAAACGGCGGAAAAGCTGGGCTACCGCACGCCGATCACCGCGAAGCACCCCTTCACGGGCGCGGATCTGCCGGTGTTCATCGCCAACTTCGTGCTGATGGAATACGGCACCGGCGCGGTGATGGGCGTGCCGGGGCATGACCAGCGCGACTTCGAATTCGCCACGAAATACGGCCTGCCCATCGTGCGGGTCGTCGCCAGCGATCCGGCCAAGGCCGACGAACCCTTCAAGGGCGAGGCCGAGGCGGGGGACGGGGTGATCGTCAACTCCGGCTTCCTCGACGGGATAACCGTCGAGGCCGCCAAGCAGGCCGTCATCGCCCGCGCCGAGGCCGAAGGCTGGGGCACCGGCAAGACCGTGTGGCGCCTGCGCGACTGGGGCGTTTCGCGCCAGCGTTACTGGGGCACGCCGATCCCGATCATTCACAGCCCCGATCACGGCCCCGTCCCCGTGCCCCGCGACCAGCTGCCGGTGGTGCTGCCCGAGGACATCGACTTCAGCGAGCCCGGCAACCCGCTCGACCGCCACCCGACGTGGAAACACACCACCTGCCCGATCAGCGGCAAGCCCGCCCTGCGCGAGACCGACACGCTCGACACCTTCGTCGACAGCTCGTGGTATTTCCTGCGCTTCGCCAGCCAGCCCGCCGACAAGCCCTTCGACCCCGAGGAGGTCGCCAAGTGGATGCCGGTGCAGCACTATATCGGCGGCATCGAGCACGCGATCCTGCACCTCCTGTACGCGAGGTTCTGGACGCGCGCGCTCGCCCATATCGGCAAGCTCGACGTGAAGGAGCCGTTTGCGGCGCTCTTCACGCAGGGCATGGTGACGCACGAGACCTATAGCCGCATCGACGAGAGCCGGGGCGTGCCGATCTACTTCGGCCCGGAGGAGGTCGAGCGCACGTCGGAAGGGGCGACCCTGAAGGCCGACGGCCAGCCGGTCGAGGTCGGCCGCGTCATCAAGATGTCGAAGTCGAAGAAGAACGTCGTCGACCCCGACGCGATCATCGCCCGCCACGGGGCGGACGCGGTGCGCTGGTTCATGCTCTCGGACAGCCCGCCCGAGCGCGATCTGCCGTGGTCCGACGCGGGGATCGAGGGCTGCGCGCGCTTCGTCCAGCGGCTGTGGCGGCTGTTCTCGGCCTATGACGCTTCCGCAGAGGGCGAGGACAAGAGCCTCGACCGCAAGACCCACCAGACCATCGCCGCCGTCGCCGCCGACATCGAGGCATTGGGCTTCAACAAGGCCGTGGCGCGCATCTACGAACTGACCGGCGCAGTCGAGAAGGCCGCGGCCTCGGCCAGCCGCTCGGCGGCGATCAAGGCGCTCGTCCACCTCGCAGCTCCCATGATGCCGCACCTCGCCGAGGAGGCCTGGGCGAAGATGGGCAACACCACCCTCATCGCCGACGCGCCCTGGCCCGAGGTCGATCCCGCCCTGCTCGTCGATGACGAGGTCACCATCGCGATCCAGCACATGGGCAAGCTGCGCGACACCGTCACCGCGCCCAAGGGGGCCTCGAAGGAGGATCTGGAGGCGCTCGCGCTGGCCTCGCCCAACCTGCAACGCTCGCTCGACGGCGCGGCGGTGCGCAAGGTCATTGTCGTGCCGGACCGATTGGTGAATATCGTCACCTGA